The Paenibacillus sp. G2S3 region TGGGTGAATTTTACGGTTCATGCTGAGGCTGGAACGATCGTTACTATAGAACATGCTGAGGTATTGGACCGCGAGGGGAACTTCTACATCGGAAATTTACGATCGGCAAAGCAGACCATTACTTATATATGCCGAGGCGGAGAAACAGAAACGTTCGAGCCTTATTTATCCTTCCAAGGATTCCGTTTTGTAAAAGTGACTGGTATACCAAATGATCAATTATTGGAACAATTCACAGGCTGTGTAATTCATACGGACTTAGAGCTAACGGGCAGCTTCAACTGCTCAGATGAGCTCTTGAATCAGCTTCAGCACAACATATTATGGGGACAAAAGGGCAATTTTCTAGATATTCCGACAGATTGCCCTCAAAGGGATGAGAGATTGGGATGGACGGGGGATGCTCAAGTTTTTATTCGCACAGCTGCCTTCAACATGAATGTCGTTCCGTTCTTTGAAAAGTGGCTAAAGGATTTGGCCGCAGATCAAGAAGAAGATGGAAGAGTTCCGCATGTCATTCCCGATGTGCCAGCAGCAGGTTACGGTTCTGCAGCTTGGGGAGACGCCTCAGTGATTTGTCCTTGGACGCTCTATGAATGTTATGGGGACATTCGTGTACTGAAAACGCAATATCCAAGTATGAAAGCATGGGTCGAGTATATTCGGGCGCAAGGCGAAGACGAATTTCTGTGGAATACGGGATTTCACTTCGGAGATTGGTTAGGTCTTGATGCCAAAGAAAACAGCTATGTCGGAGCAACACCGAAAGAGTTGATCGCCACCGCGTTCTATGCTTATTCTACGGAATTGCTAGCTAAGACGGCAGCCGTCATTGGAAAAACCGGAGATGTCATTAGATACGAAGCATTGCATGAGAAGATTGTTCAGGCATTCCGTCAAGAGTTCGTAACGCCAAATGGGCGGGTGGCCTCACCGACACAAACGGCGTATACACTTGCCCTTATGTTTGATTTATTGGCGGAAAAGGATCGTCATCGGACGGCCAAGATGTTAGCTCAGCACATCGAAGAAAATGGAGTACATTTAACGACTGGCTTTGTAGGAACTCCCTATCTATGTCTGGTCCTTTCTAGATTCGGTTATACGGATTTGGCCTACCAATTGGTCCTGCAGAAAGAGTATCCTTCCTGGTTATATTCTGTAATCCAGGGAGCGACAACGATTTGGGAACATTGGGATGGAATAAAACAGGACGGCTCGTTCTGGAGCGACGATATGAATTCCTATAACCATTATGCTTATGGCGCTATTGGAGATTGGCTCTATCGCACTGCCAGTGGAATTGAATTGTTGGAGCCTGGCTACAAAAAAATACGAATCCAGCCGCAGATCGGGAATCATTTGACGTGGGTTGATGCTTCGCTTGAGTCTGTCCATGGAACGATTAAGGTATCTTGGAAAAAACAGAAAGATGCTTCAGTAGAAATGCAAGTGTTGATTCCTTCCAATACAACGGCTGAGATCATTATTCCAACGATGAATCAGGATAGCATTCTGGAGTCTGGGGCACCATTAGAACAAGTTATAAGTCTTTACAGTGTTGAACAAACGTCAGAAGGTCAAAAACTAATCATTGGATCCGGTAATTATCACTTTAAGTTCCCAACTAGCTAAAACATGCGTATTTAAGAGGTCTAGTTTTGATTATTATTTATGGTTGGAGGCAAGCCTAATAGGCTTGCTTTTTTTAATAAGTTGAAGTCGAGTATAATTACCTTAACGTACAGTAAATTAGATGAATAGGATTGGAGTGAATATACAATTTGAAGGTCATTATATTTGGCGCTACGGGAATGGTAGGTCTAAGTGCACTGAGGGAATGTATATTAGATGATAGAGTTCGAGAAATAGTTACTATAGGTCGTAAACATCCAGAGCAGCAACATATAAAATTAAAATCAATTGAACTTGAGGATGTATCCGATTTACAGCGAATTGAACATGAAATAATTGGGTTTGATACTTGTTTATTCTGTCTCGGGGTATCATCTCAGGGTATGAAAGAAGATGAATATGGACGCATAACGTATGACATCACGCTATCCGTTGCAGAAACATTAGTTAGACTGAATCCCCTGATGACCTTTTTATATGTGTCGGGAAGTGGGACGGATAGTTCTGAGAGAGGTAGGTCCATGTGGGCGAGAGTGAAAGGAAAGACTGAAAATGATCTTTTGCGGCTTCCATTTAAGGCAGCTTATATGTTCCGGCCAGGAATCATTCTTCCCTATAACGGCGTCAAATCCAAAACAAAATTGTACCAACTTTTATACGATGTGCTGAGACCTTTTTACCCCATACTAAGGAAGTTGAAGGGTACCGTTACTTCGGAACAATTAGGGCAAGCGATGATAGAAGTAGTAAGTACTGGTTATCCTAACCCAATCATAGAAAGCAATGAGATCAAAAAAATATCTTTAAAGAATTAGGAATTACGCCATTAAGCCAAGAAAATATATGCATACATAGTCGCCAGTTCGGCGGCTTTTTTTGTTTTAACAATGTGAGTTTTTGTCCTGAGCGGAGGACGAGAAAATTTTAAAACCATTCACATCTCCAGCCGTTAAGCTAACAGCAGTTACCTTCTTAAGCCTGAAGTGGTCATTTACAAACAAAAGAACATATGTTCTAATTATTATACTGGATAACTTTAACATTGGGGGTTCCAAACATGACTCAAAACGGAATTGTATTGGTTGTAAGTGTTTCAATTATACGTGAAGAAAAGGTACTGATGGTAAAAGAAAATAAAACATCTGTTAGGAATAAGTGGAACTTTCCTTCCGGTAGAATCGAGTATGGTGAAGATATTCTACATGCAGCACGTAGAGAAGCAAAAGAAGAAACAGGCTATGATGTAAAACTTTTAGGTACAACAGGCATTTATAATTTTATTAGCAGTTCAAATCATCAGGTTATTTTATTTCATTTTATTGGTGAAATTATTAAATTCTGAAATTAGATCTTTTCAGGTTAAAAAGCGTATTGTTGACAATTAGTCTAATTAGACTAATAATATAGACAGTCTAATTAGACCAGTGAAGAGAGGATGAGAATAATGGTCAAATCATTTTTAATGATTGGACAGTCAAATATGGCTGGACGAGGATTTATACATGAAGTACCCCCAATTTATAACGAGAGAATACAAATGTTGCGTAATGGCAGATGGCAAATGATGGCCGAACCTATTAATTATGACCGCCCAGTTTCAGGAATAAGTCTGGCTGGATCATTTGCAGATGCATGGTGTCGCGAAAATGAAGAAAACTTGATTGGCTTAATTCCTTGTGCTGAAGGTGGAAGTACCCTTGATGAATGGGCTGTTGACGGGGCACTTTTTAAACATGCATTAAATGAATCTAAATTTGCTATGCAGAATAGTAAATTATCGGGGGTTTTATGGCATCAAGGAGAAAGTGATAGTAGCAATGGTAACTATAAAGTCTATTATCAAAAATTACTTTTGATTGTTACGGCGCTTAGAAAAGAGTTAAATGCTCCAAATATTCCATTTATAATTGGTGGACTAGGGGATTTTTTAGGCAAAGAAGGATTTGGGAAACATTGCACTGAATATGAGTTGGTGAATCAAGAGTTACAAAAATTCGCTTTTGAACAAGATGATTGTTACTTTGTTACTGCTACAGGCTTAACTTCTAATCCGGATGGTATTCATATAGATGCAATATCTCAAAGAAAATTTGGGTTACGATATTTTGAAGCCTTTAATAATAAGCAACATGTACTTGAGCCGCTAATGAATGAAAATGAGTTGTTGAGTCTCCATAATGCAAGGGAACTTACTAAAGCGGAAAAAATGTATTTATTGAGTATGGATTTTGCGTTAGGAAAAATATCATTTGAGGAATTTCAAGCTCAGTTCATGCAAATCAACAATGATTAAAATAGTACTACCTAATAGCATTATGATGGAGGCGTTTATTTGATCATATTACTAATTTTAGGATTATTAAAACAAAATCCAGGGGCTTACGGATATGAATTGTTATCCTTAATGGAAGAAAAACATTATAAATATATAGTGAATTTCACCAAAGGGTCCTTTTATTATAATCTTGGGCAATTAGTAGAAAAACAGTATATTGTAAAAGTTGACCAGAGAGATACTACCAGAGAGACGCATAATTATAACATTACTGAATTAGGTGAAAAAGAGTTTGAAAAGTTAATGGCCAAATATGGATCTAAGACAGATTATATAAATCTATCTTTTTATGTAGCAATGCTGTTTGCAGATGACTATAAAAAAGAGGAGCTAACTAAATTAATAGAAATACAAATTAAACAAACTAAAAATAAGATTTCTTTAATACAACTATCTCTTGAGCATGATGAAAATATCACTTCTTATTTTAAAAAAATGTTAGAAAATTCACTTTCCCATCATGTAGTAAATGTTCAATGGTTTGAAGGATTGCTTGAAGATATGAAAAATGAAAACTGATCATAACATAGTTATATAAGCCCGCGCCCTGTGCGGGTTTTTATTTTGTTTGCGAGTTTTTTCAAGCTTCCGAAAACAAAGCAGTGACATACTAACGGTACCTGCAAAAAACATTTTGACATATCTAACAGGTACCGTTATAATAAAAACCAACAGGTACCGTCACAAAGATAAACAGGTACCGTAAAAAAATATGGAGGATCCAATATGGACATGAATACTGAATTATACGAAAAACTTGCGAAACTGCAATGGCTGCTGCAACGACAACACTTAAAAACACACGCTGCCGTGGGCCCTATGGCCGACACATCCCGCGGGCAAGGCAGGATACTGGCGTTTCTCCGGATGAAAGACGGTATCAGCACCAAAGATTTATCCTATATGCTGGACATCCGTGTATCATCCCTCAATGAATTGCTTGCAAAATTGGAGAAAGCCGAATATATCACCCGTAAGCCATCAGAAACAGACAAACGCATCATGTTGATTTACCTAACCCAAAAGGGACAAGAGGAAGAGGGACAAGAGATAGACAGCGTTAACATATTTTCTAGCCTATCTTTAGAAGAGCAGGTTGCTTTCGGGGATTACTTAACACGCGTAATTATGGCTTTAGAAGAAGAGCTTGGAACGGACGGAGAACGTGATGTAATGGCTATGTGGATGGTGGCCGCAAAGGAGCGTATGGGTACAGAGGAATTTGAAAAGCTAATGGCCATGCGTGGACAAATGCAAAAAATGTGGGGGAATTCTAGGGACGAACGCTTTAGCGGAAGGTTCCCTGGCTTTGGCGGAGAAGGGCATGGAGACATGCGCGGATTCGGCTGGCCTTCCAGAGATGGAAGAAATTCGTCACCAGACAAGTCACATGATCCGAACGATAAGTAAGCAGAGTCTTTTCAACAAACAGTAGCAGTGGCGCTGCCTTTCACAAGAGAAAGATGAACGGCAAAGGCGGCGAAATGACGTACTTTCTTGGAAACTGAAGAACTTTCAAATTTCGTACACCAACCCCGTAAAGTAGTTGTTACGGTACGGGGTTGTTTGTTGCTGCGTCATGGTTCATATTCAACCAATAGTTAGAATTCTAAGTAATTTGAAGACCAAATATGATGAAGAAAGTGGTGACCCACATGGATGCAGAAAACCTCCATTACTTTGAAAAAGCACCCATCGCAAAAGCCGTAGCTCACTTCGGTATACCGATGATGTTAGGCATGTCAATGAGTGTCATATATTCCATTTTAAATGCCTACTTCCTTGGCACACTGGGCAATACGGCTATGTTAACCGCACTTGCACTAACCTTGCCGTTATTCGCGATTATTATGGCGCTAGGAAACTTGATTGGTATGGGCAGTGGTACATTCATCTCCCGCTTGCTAGGGGAGAAAAAATATGATGATGTAAAGCATGTATCTTCATTCGCTTTTTACAGCAGTTTAGTTATTGGTCTTATCGTGATGGCTGTTGGTCTCCCGTTAATTGATCCAATTGTTCATGGCCTGGGAGCGACGCCTGACTCCTTCGGATTTACAAAAGACTATGTAACAATTATGCTTATTGGCTCACCATTCGTTGTATTATGCTTCACGCTGGAGAATATCGTGCGCTCAGAAGGTTCTGCAATCACATCTATGATCGGGATGATTCTAAGTGTGGTCGTGAATATTATTCTCGATGCGCTAGTTATCTTCGTCTTCCATTGGGACGTGATTGGCGTTGCAACTGCTACGGTCATCTCTAACTTGGTTGCGAGCGCATTCTACGCCTACCATTTGGGTTATAAAAGTCAATTCTTAACTGTCTCTTTAAAATGGTTCAAAGCTACCAAGGAAATAGTGAGCAATGTATTCAAAATCGGAGTTCCCGTCTTTATTATGAGTATCTTCTTGGGTGCAATGTCACTCGTATTGAACCATTTTCTAGTCGAGTATGGAGATCAAGCCATAGCGGGGTTCGGAATTTCATCCCGTTTATTGCAATTACCTGAGTGTATTCTGATGGGTTTATGCGAGGGTGTCGTGCCGCTCATTGCCTTCTCTTTTACAGCAAATAAATTACGTATGAAGCATACCATCGGATTCACGATCAAAGCGATAATAGCTTTAGCTGTCGTGTTCGGCGTTATCGTCTATCTGATTTCCGACCACTTAATTGGCTTATTTACGAATGACCCGCAATTAATTGAGATGGGCAGCTACATTCTGCATGTAACATTCTTATCCTTATTCATTACAGGAATGACTTCGTTGTTTACCGGGATCTTCCAAGCTACAGCGCAAGGAACTGCCGCGTTTATAATGTCAATTATTCAAGGTGTTACTCTGATTCCTGTGTTGTATATAGCCAATCGAATGAATGGTTTCCATGGTGTGGTCTGGTCGCTCGTCATTTCGGATGCCGTTGCGTTCCTTGTTGGTGCCATCATGCTGTATGTTCTGCGGAACAAGATGCAGTCTGATTTAGATGCTTTAGCACAGTAGAATAAGCGAAATATAAATTTTACAGTATAAAGGTGGAGCCTAGAGTATGGTTGATTTTGAATGGTATAGAAGCTTTTGCACAATATATAAGTATCAATCGATTTCTGAAGCCGCAAAAACCCGCATGATGACGCAGCCAGCCATGAGTCAGCACTTAGCCGCCTTAGAGGCGGAGGTGGGAGAAACTTTATTTATTCGGTCGACTAGAAAAATCACTCCAACAGAGCGGGGAAAGGAGTTATATTCCCAGCTCGCTCCACTTATAGAGTCATTAGAGAATACGACAATGAGCTTTAAATCGGCTTCTTTGCCTACGCTGAGCGTAATCAAGCTGGGAGCGGCGCATGAGTTTTTTAGTGAAAAAATATTGCCATTGCTTCCTGAATTTAATACTTGCACCATTTCGCATTTTGGAACCGCCGAGCAATTGCTAGAGCTCCTGAAGGAAGACAAGCTAGACATCCTCATTGTGTCAAAAAGGTTCCAAACTCCCGGTGTCGAGTATCTGAAACTAATGGATGAAGAGTTTGTTATAGTAGCTCCAAGCGATTATGAAATCCTTGAATTTGATACTCTGAAGCTTGAAGAGCAATGGCTCTCTAAACAGAAATGGATTAGCTATGGCTTAGAATTGCCGATAATAAGAAGAATTTGGAGAGAACATTTTAAGAAACGTCCTGAAATTAGACCTATTCATATCATTCCTAATTTACACATGATCCTGAAGGCAGTTGAGCTCGGGGAGGGCATGAGTGTCATACCTACATACCTCTTGCAAAATTCGTCAAAAGAAGGTAAATCAAAAGTTGTTTTTAAGCATTTAAAAGTAAAAAACGAGTTATATATCGCTTATCAGTTAAAGAATAAGCATTTACCTCTGATTCATGAGATCATATCTGTCCTAAGGGAAAAGAAGATGGATTAGCTAGTATTATTTATAAAAATATTTATTAATAAGTGGTTATTTCATAATTTGTTTTATTTATGTTTTGTAGCTTACAATAAAGAAGCAGCAAAATTAATAAATAATTGAGACTGGCACCATACTTTGTCGAATGGACAAGCATCAACATCATAGATGAGGAGGAAATATTATGAAAGTGTTTATCACAGGAGCTTCAGGTTATATCGGCGGGTCGGTGGCTAAAGGTTTACTTGATGCTGGGCATACTATCTTCGGTCTGGTTCGCAATCCCGATAAGGTGGAAGCATTAAGGGATATTGGGATAGAGCCTATACTCGGCACGTTGGAAGATACGGATACTCTAACGAAATATGCTAAGCTCAGCGACGCAGTAATTCACACAGCCGATTCAGATCATTTGCTAGCAGTTGAAACTTTTATAGCTGCGCTACGTGGAAGTGGAAAACCATTTTTGCATACATCGGGTTCTAGTGTGGTTGGGGATGATGCCCGTGGCGAAACGGCGAGCGAACAAATTTTTGACGAGGAAACACCATTTGTGCCTATGGATATTAGGGAAAACCGCGTAGCGATCAACAACCTAGTACGCAAGGCTGGAATTGAGGACTGGGTGAGAAGCATCGTGATAGTCCCATCTATGATTTATGGTGATGCACTAGCGTTGCCTGTGGAAAGCGATCAATTGCCGCAAATTATTCGCAAGTCGAGAGAGCTGCAGGCAGGTGTTCACGTAGGTAAAGGCGTAAATCGTTGGTCTAATGTCCACATCAAGGATTTGGTACAACTGTATGTATTGGCACTTGAAAAAGCACCTTCTGCATCGTATTTTTTTGCCGAAAATGGAGAGGAATCTTATGGAGACATCGCCAAATCTGTCAGCGAGGCATTAGGCTTTGGAGGCAAGACCATAAGCTGGCCAGCAGATGAAGCGATAGCAGAACTTGGAGACTGGGCGCGCTTTGCTATCGCCTCGAACAGTCGTGTGCGTGCCACCCATGCTAGAAATCTACTCGGTTGGGCTCCGAAGGAAGAGTCACTGATTAGCTGGATAAAAAATAATTTGCAATAATAAACCACTGAGAAATGATTCTTCAATGCTTAAATTTGACGATTCCCACGAGTAACATATACGCAAAAGAAGCCACCTACAAGGTGGCTTCTTTTGCGAAAACGTCATAAGCTAACCTATCTTAAAAAGAACAATAGCTAAATTTTAACGCTGACTTCTCCATTTGAAAGATATTCCTCTTCACCATTCTCATATCTGACTTTCAGATGGCAATCGTTATCGATATCAATGGCTGTTGCCTTAAGTTGTTCATTATTCTTTATCACTGTCACGGGTTTGCCAAGTGAAATTAACCGTTTTCTATATTCGGAAAGAAACAATCTGTCCGTTAATTGCTCATAATATCCCATGAAATTGTTCAGTACTTCTGCTACCAGTCGGTTGCGGAGATCACCATAAGAATTGTTTTCAGAAATTACAGTTGTTGCAATCTCGGTAAGGTCGTTAGGAAAGCCGTCGGACGGTAGCGCTACATTGATACCAATGCCAAGAACGGCATAATCAAGCCAGCCGTTTTCCAGTGACACAGATGCTTCGGTAAGGATCCCGCACACCTTTTTACCTTCCATAAAAACGTCATTCACCCATTTAATCTGCGTTTCTTTACCGGATATGCTTTCGATCGAAAGGGCAACAGCGACGGCGGCACAAGTGGTCAGCAGAGCGGAATCTGTTGCTGACAGCTTGGGACGCAGCAGGATGCTCATATAGATTCCCGTTCCCGGTGGAGAAAAGAATTTTCGGCCCATTCTACCGCGGCCTGCTGTCTGTTCTTCGGAAAGGATTACCTTACCCTCAGCTTCTCCATTTGAAGCAAGGCTTTTTACGGCTTCATTCGTTGAAGATAGTGTCTTAAAGACTTCTACACGTAGCTTTTGCCCCTGTGTATCCAAGTACTTTGAAATGGCACTGGCTGATAAGATATCTGTTTGAGGTGACATGGAATATCCCTTATTGGTTACAGCTTGTATGGAATAACCGTCTGTCTGTAGCGATTTTATGGCTTTCCAGACAGCGCTGCGCGTCACGGATAACTGAACGGCTATTTCCTCGCCGGAAAAATATTCACCCTTATTACTATCGAGCAAGGCAAGAATATGTTCTTTTACTGTCATGAACTTAAACCTCCAAAAGTATAACTCTCCGACCAAAACCCATTGGATATATTAATATCCAACGATTACGACTGAATACTCTAATTCTATATAACAATTGGAAAAACTCAAGCTTGGTATTTTGTTCTATTGTAAACTATAAATTAATTCATGGTTTACAATCAAGGATATCTCCATTATAATTCAGCTTACTGGACGCATTTACTAACCAGAATACAATCATTTATATCCAATGGAGGTCAATTTTTTGAAGACAAAAGAACTTATTTATGCTGCATTATTCGCAGCACTTATCGCAGTGCTGGGCATGATTCCACCCATCCCCCTCGGCTTCATCCCCGTTCCGATCACTGCACAGACGCTTGGCGTCATGTTAGCTGGATGTTTTCTAGGGAAACGGATGGGTGCCCTCAGTCTAGTCATTTTTATCATTCTGGTAGCCATCGGACTGCCTGTACTGACTGGTGGTCGCGGCGGAATCGCGGTGCTCATTGGTCCTTCTGCTGGATACATATTTAGCTTCCCTATCGCGGCCGGCCTTATCGGCTGGTATTCTGAAAAAATCTGGCCGAAGGTCCGAACTTGGAAGCTGATAGTGATTAACCTAATCTTTGGTGTATTGCTGGTGAGTCTGATTGGTGCCCCTATCATGGCATTGATAACAAATACGTCGATATGGGCCGGACTTGTCGGAGCGTTGGCCTTTCTTCCGGGAGACATTATCAAAGCCGTTATTGCAGCCGTTATAGCGATGCAGCTTAAAGCAATCAGCCCGATTGAAGAAAAAGCGCAGATGTGATGAAACCTTTGCACCATGCTCGTTTAAATTCAGTTTAATTAGCCGCACTACTATATCTGTGTAAGGAACAGACAACATACATGGATATAGGAGATGGTTATGGTGACAGCAAATAAAACGAAAAAACGAATTGCTATTATCGGCGGAGGTCCAGGTGGACTTACTTTAGCTTTAATTTTGCAAAGACATGGCATTGCAGTAACGATTTATGAACGAGAATTAAAGGATGCCAACGCCCAGCGCGGAGGATCACTCGACATTCATGAGGATTCCGGCCAGATAGCTCTGAAGGAAGCAGGATTGCTTGAGCAATTCCAGGCGATTGCGCGCTACGAAGGAGAAGATTTTCGCCTGTTTGATAAAAGCGGCAAGATCTATATGGACGAAAGAGCAGAGGAGGGAGAACAAGGTGGCCGTCCGGAGATCGATCGTGGAACGTTAAGCGACCTGCTGCTGAATGCGTTGCAGCCTGATACGATTCGCTACGGTTACAAGCTGACGGAGGCAGTGGCTCTGGAAGGCGGCCAGCATGAGCTTCATTTTGACAACTGCG contains the following coding sequences:
- a CDS encoding glycoside hydrolase family 78 protein, coding for MSNFEVSNLKVNYRKNPSGIDDLHPRLSWWISSDIRGFIQTAYQIQVAFDQSFVSEIIWDSEKIASDSNVHIEYQGPALQSRTRYYFRVRAWDDQGKVTAWSEPAYWETALLSVEEWQAKWISAPMSHQKNGADPCDYIRTEFLIPDNVVSARMYATSLGLYRLYINGIPADNTLFNPGWTSYNKRLQYQTYDVTSLITAGNNALGCIVGNGWYKGYLAWDGHKDFYGKDRAVLIQLHVTLSDGSEQIIGSDENWRTSAGPLLMSELYHGETYDARLEVEGWSSPSFEDSEWQKTVLRNHPEATLVAQENEPTRIIETIKPIAVITTPKGESVLDMGQNMVGWVNFTVHAEAGTIVTIEHAEVLDREGNFYIGNLRSAKQTITYICRGGETETFEPYLSFQGFRFVKVTGIPNDQLLEQFTGCVIHTDLELTGSFNCSDELLNQLQHNILWGQKGNFLDIPTDCPQRDERLGWTGDAQVFIRTAAFNMNVVPFFEKWLKDLAADQEEDGRVPHVIPDVPAAGYGSAAWGDASVICPWTLYECYGDIRVLKTQYPSMKAWVEYIRAQGEDEFLWNTGFHFGDWLGLDAKENSYVGATPKELIATAFYAYSTELLAKTAAVIGKTGDVIRYEALHEKIVQAFRQEFVTPNGRVASPTQTAYTLALMFDLLAEKDRHRTAKMLAQHIEENGVHLTTGFVGTPYLCLVLSRFGYTDLAYQLVLQKEYPSWLYSVIQGATTIWEHWDGIKQDGSFWSDDMNSYNHYAYGAIGDWLYRTASGIELLEPGYKKIRIQPQIGNHLTWVDASLESVHGTIKVSWKKQKDASVEMQVLIPSNTTAEIIIPTMNQDSILESGAPLEQVISLYSVEQTSEGQKLIIGSGNYHFKFPTS
- a CDS encoding epimerase yields the protein MKVIIFGATGMVGLSALRECILDDRVREIVTIGRKHPEQQHIKLKSIELEDVSDLQRIEHEIIGFDTCLFCLGVSSQGMKEDEYGRITYDITLSVAETLVRLNPLMTFLYVSGSGTDSSERGRSMWARVKGKTENDLLRLPFKAAYMFRPGIILPYNGVKSKTKLYQLLYDVLRPFYPILRKLKGTVTSEQLGQAMIEVVSTGYPNPIIESNEIKKISLKN
- a CDS encoding sialate O-acetylesterase — translated: MVKSFLMIGQSNMAGRGFIHEVPPIYNERIQMLRNGRWQMMAEPINYDRPVSGISLAGSFADAWCRENEENLIGLIPCAEGGSTLDEWAVDGALFKHALNESKFAMQNSKLSGVLWHQGESDSSNGNYKVYYQKLLLIVTALRKELNAPNIPFIIGGLGDFLGKEGFGKHCTEYELVNQELQKFAFEQDDCYFVTATGLTSNPDGIHIDAISQRKFGLRYFEAFNNKQHVLEPLMNENELLSLHNARELTKAEKMYLLSMDFALGKISFEEFQAQFMQINND
- a CDS encoding helix-turn-helix transcriptional regulator; the protein is MIILLILGLLKQNPGAYGYELLSLMEEKHYKYIVNFTKGSFYYNLGQLVEKQYIVKVDQRDTTRETHNYNITELGEKEFEKLMAKYGSKTDYINLSFYVAMLFADDYKKEELTKLIEIQIKQTKNKISLIQLSLEHDENITSYFKKMLENSLSHHVVNVQWFEGLLEDMKNEN
- a CDS encoding MarR family transcriptional regulator, which translates into the protein MDMNTELYEKLAKLQWLLQRQHLKTHAAVGPMADTSRGQGRILAFLRMKDGISTKDLSYMLDIRVSSLNELLAKLEKAEYITRKPSETDKRIMLIYLTQKGQEEEGQEIDSVNIFSSLSLEEQVAFGDYLTRVIMALEEELGTDGERDVMAMWMVAAKERMGTEEFEKLMAMRGQMQKMWGNSRDERFSGRFPGFGGEGHGDMRGFGWPSRDGRNSSPDKSHDPNDK
- a CDS encoding MATE family efflux transporter, whose amino-acid sequence is MDAENLHYFEKAPIAKAVAHFGIPMMLGMSMSVIYSILNAYFLGTLGNTAMLTALALTLPLFAIIMALGNLIGMGSGTFISRLLGEKKYDDVKHVSSFAFYSSLVIGLIVMAVGLPLIDPIVHGLGATPDSFGFTKDYVTIMLIGSPFVVLCFTLENIVRSEGSAITSMIGMILSVVVNIILDALVIFVFHWDVIGVATATVISNLVASAFYAYHLGYKSQFLTVSLKWFKATKEIVSNVFKIGVPVFIMSIFLGAMSLVLNHFLVEYGDQAIAGFGISSRLLQLPECILMGLCEGVVPLIAFSFTANKLRMKHTIGFTIKAIIALAVVFGVIVYLISDHLIGLFTNDPQLIEMGSYILHVTFLSLFITGMTSLFTGIFQATAQGTAAFIMSIIQGVTLIPVLYIANRMNGFHGVVWSLVISDAVAFLVGAIMLYVLRNKMQSDLDALAQ
- a CDS encoding LysR family transcriptional regulator; translation: MVDFEWYRSFCTIYKYQSISEAAKTRMMTQPAMSQHLAALEAEVGETLFIRSTRKITPTERGKELYSQLAPLIESLENTTMSFKSASLPTLSVIKLGAAHEFFSEKILPLLPEFNTCTISHFGTAEQLLELLKEDKLDILIVSKRFQTPGVEYLKLMDEEFVIVAPSDYEILEFDTLKLEEQWLSKQKWISYGLELPIIRRIWREHFKKRPEIRPIHIIPNLHMILKAVELGEGMSVIPTYLLQNSSKEGKSKVVFKHLKVKNELYIAYQLKNKHLPLIHEIISVLREKKMD
- a CDS encoding NAD-dependent epimerase/dehydratase family protein encodes the protein MKVFITGASGYIGGSVAKGLLDAGHTIFGLVRNPDKVEALRDIGIEPILGTLEDTDTLTKYAKLSDAVIHTADSDHLLAVETFIAALRGSGKPFLHTSGSSVVGDDARGETASEQIFDEETPFVPMDIRENRVAINNLVRKAGIEDWVRSIVIVPSMIYGDALALPVESDQLPQIIRKSRELQAGVHVGKGVNRWSNVHIKDLVQLYVLALEKAPSASYFFAENGEESYGDIAKSVSEALGFGGKTISWPADEAIAELGDWARFAIASNSRVRATHARNLLGWAPKEESLISWIKNNLQ
- a CDS encoding biotin--[acetyl-CoA-carboxylase] ligase, giving the protein MTVKEHILALLDSNKGEYFSGEEIAVQLSVTRSAVWKAIKSLQTDGYSIQAVTNKGYSMSPQTDILSASAISKYLDTQGQKLRVEVFKTLSSTNEAVKSLASNGEAEGKVILSEEQTAGRGRMGRKFFSPPGTGIYMSILLRPKLSATDSALLTTCAAVAVALSIESISGKETQIKWVNDVFMEGKKVCGILTEASVSLENGWLDYAVLGIGINVALPSDGFPNDLTEIATTVISENNSYGDLRNRLVAEVLNNFMGYYEQLTDRLFLSEYRKRLISLGKPVTVIKNNEQLKATAIDIDNDCHLKVRYENGEEEYLSNGEVSVKI
- a CDS encoding biotin transporter BioY translates to MKTKELIYAALFAALIAVLGMIPPIPLGFIPVPITAQTLGVMLAGCFLGKRMGALSLVIFIILVAIGLPVLTGGRGGIAVLIGPSAGYIFSFPIAAGLIGWYSEKIWPKVRTWKLIVINLIFGVLLVSLIGAPIMALITNTSIWAGLVGALAFLPGDIIKAVIAAVIAMQLKAISPIEEKAQM